A stretch of Enterobacter cloacae complex sp. ECNIH7 DNA encodes these proteins:
- the astC gene encoding succinylornithine/acetylornithine transaminase: MSLSITRENFDEWMMPVYAPAAFIPVRGEGSRLWDQQGKEYIDFAGGIAVNALGHAHPALRQALNDQAAKFWHTGNGFTNEPALRLAKKLIDATFAEKVFFCNSGAEANEAALKLARKYAHDKFGTHKSGIVAFKNAFHGRTLFTVSAGGQPSYSQDFAPLPPDIRHGIYNDLQSASELINDTTCAVIVEPMQGEGGVLPAQKAFLQGLRELCDRHNAVLIFDEVQTGVGRTGELYAYMHYGVTPDVLSTAKALGGGFPIGATLTTDKFASVMTVGTHGTTYGGNPLATAVAGQVLDIINTPEVLKGVKQRHDWFVERLNAINGKTGLFKEIRGLGLLIGCELTAEFAGKAKLISQEAAKVGVMVLIAGANVVRFAPALIVSEEEVQTGLDRFALACEKVKSGVSS, from the coding sequence ATGTCTCTGTCAATTACGCGTGAAAATTTCGATGAATGGATGATGCCGGTTTACGCTCCGGCGGCTTTTATTCCGGTTCGTGGGGAAGGCTCGCGCCTGTGGGATCAGCAGGGTAAAGAGTATATCGACTTTGCAGGTGGGATTGCGGTCAACGCGCTGGGGCATGCGCACCCTGCGCTGCGTCAGGCGCTGAATGACCAGGCGGCGAAGTTCTGGCATACCGGCAACGGCTTTACCAACGAGCCCGCGCTGCGCCTGGCCAAAAAACTGATCGACGCGACGTTTGCCGAAAAGGTCTTTTTCTGTAACTCGGGGGCGGAAGCCAACGAAGCGGCGCTGAAGCTGGCGCGCAAATATGCGCACGATAAATTTGGTACCCACAAGAGCGGCATCGTGGCGTTTAAAAATGCCTTCCACGGGCGCACGCTGTTTACCGTCAGCGCGGGCGGCCAGCCTTCCTACTCGCAGGATTTTGCCCCGCTGCCGCCGGATATTCGCCACGGTATCTATAACGATCTGCAGTCCGCCAGCGAGCTGATTAACGACACCACCTGCGCGGTGATCGTCGAGCCGATGCAGGGTGAGGGCGGTGTGCTTCCGGCGCAAAAAGCCTTCCTGCAGGGGCTGCGCGAGCTGTGCGATCGCCACAACGCGGTCCTGATTTTCGACGAAGTGCAGACCGGCGTGGGCCGCACCGGCGAACTGTATGCCTATATGCACTACGGCGTGACGCCGGACGTGCTTTCGACCGCCAAAGCGCTGGGCGGCGGCTTCCCGATTGGCGCGACGCTGACCACCGATAAATTCGCCAGCGTAATGACCGTGGGTACCCATGGCACCACCTACGGCGGCAACCCGCTGGCCACCGCCGTCGCCGGGCAGGTTCTCGACATCATTAACACGCCTGAGGTGCTGAAAGGCGTTAAGCAGCGTCACGACTGGTTTGTCGAGCGCCTGAATGCCATCAACGGCAAAACGGGGCTGTTTAAAGAAATTCGCGGTCTGGGGCTGTTAATCGGCTGCGAGCTCACCGCCGAGTTTGCCGGAAAAGCTAAACTTATTTCACAGGAAGCGGCAAAAGTGGGCGTGATGGTGCTGATTGCCGGTGCTAACGTGGTGCGTTTTGCGCCGGCGCTGATCGTCAGCGAGGAAGAGGTGCAAACCGGTCTGGACCGTTTTGCGCTGGCGTGTGAAAAAGTGAAATCCGGGGTGTCATCATGA
- a CDS encoding ABC transporter substrate-binding protein, which yields MRFCAFLTGLLLAAPLCAAESWHAIQQQAKGQTVWFNAWGGDPAVNRYLEWVSGEMQTHYAITLKIVPLADAADAVKRIQTEAAAGRKANGSVDLLWVNGENFRTLKEANLLQTGWAQTLPNWRYVDTRKPVTEDFAIPTDGAESPWGGAQLTFIARKASMPTPPVDPQALLAYAQQHPGKISYPRPPDFTGTAFLEQLLLTLTDRPEALQKAPDATFAEVTAPLWAYLDKLHPLLWREGKDFPPSPARMDALLASGSLNLSLTFNPAHAQQKVASGELPSDSYSFGFQSGMLGNVHFVAIPANAGASAGAKVVANFLLSPQAQIRKADPAIWGDPSVLDAKTLPEEEAKQLLAHTPQGLPQVLAEPQSAWVNALEQEWLRRYGTR from the coding sequence GTGCGTTTTTGCGCGTTCCTGACCGGTCTGCTGCTGGCAGCCCCCCTCTGTGCCGCCGAAAGCTGGCACGCTATCCAACAGCAGGCCAAAGGCCAGACCGTCTGGTTTAACGCCTGGGGAGGCGATCCGGCGGTCAACCGCTACCTTGAGTGGGTCAGCGGTGAGATGCAAACGCACTACGCCATTACCCTAAAAATTGTCCCGCTGGCGGACGCCGCCGATGCGGTAAAACGGATCCAGACGGAAGCCGCCGCGGGGCGTAAGGCCAACGGCTCGGTTGACCTGCTGTGGGTCAACGGCGAAAACTTCCGCACGTTAAAAGAAGCGAACCTGCTGCAAACCGGATGGGCGCAGACGTTGCCAAACTGGCGCTATGTCGATACCCGTAAACCCGTCACGGAAGATTTTGCGATTCCAACCGACGGGGCGGAATCCCCGTGGGGCGGCGCGCAGCTAACCTTTATCGCCCGCAAAGCCAGCATGCCGACGCCGCCGGTGGATCCACAGGCGCTGCTGGCCTACGCGCAGCAGCACCCGGGTAAGATCAGCTATCCCCGCCCACCCGATTTTACCGGCACGGCATTTCTTGAGCAGCTGCTGCTGACGCTCACCGATCGCCCTGAGGCTTTACAAAAAGCGCCCGATGCAACGTTTGCTGAGGTTACGGCGCCGCTCTGGGCCTACCTCGATAAGCTGCACCCGCTGCTGTGGCGCGAAGGAAAAGATTTCCCTCCCTCGCCTGCCCGAATGGATGCCCTGCTTGCCAGCGGCAGTCTGAACCTGTCGCTGACCTTTAACCCGGCGCATGCGCAGCAGAAAGTGGCGAGCGGCGAACTGCCCTCCGACAGCTACAGCTTTGGTTTCCAGAGCGGGATGCTCGGCAACGTCCATTTTGTGGCTATCCCGGCCAATGCCGGCGCGAGCGCGGGCGCAAAGGTAGTCGCTAATTTCCTGCTGTCACCGCAGGCGCAAATCCGCAAGGCCGACCCGGCCATCTGGGGAGACCCGAGCGTCCTGGATGCGAAAACGCTGCCCGAAGAGGAAGCGAAACAGCTGCTGGCCCATACGCCTCAGGGGCTGCCGCAGGTGCTTGCAGAGCCGCAGTCCGCCTGGGTGAACGCGCTGGAGCAGGAATGGCTGCGTCGTTACGGCACCCGCTGA
- the astD gene encoding succinylglutamate-semialdehyde dehydrogenase, which produces MTLWINGDWVTGEGEERVKTNPVGKEVLWKGHDASAAQVEQACQAARRAFPAWAKQPFAVRQEIVEKFAGLLEANKAELTRIIASETSKPRWEATTEVTAMINKIAISVKAYHTRTGEQHTEMPDGAATLRHRPHGVLAVFGPYNFPGHLPNGNIVPALLAGNTVIFKPSELTPLTGEAVVKLWEQAGLPPGVLNLVQGGRETGQALSALSDIDGLLFTGSAGTGYQLHRQLAGQPEKILALEMGGNNPLIVEDPDDIDAAVHLTIQSAFITAGQRCTCSRRLLVKRGAQGDAFLKRLVEVSARLVPAAWDADPQPFIGGLISEQAALNVLKAWQDHVARGAKTLLEPKQVQPGSSLLTPGIVEMSGASNVPDEEVFGPLLCVWRYDDFDAAIAMANNTRYGLSSGLISPHREKFEQLLLEARAGIVNWNKPLTGAASTAPFGGVGASGNHRASAWYAADYCAWPMASLETPALTLPETLNPGLDFTGGDRHESA; this is translated from the coding sequence ATGACATTATGGATTAACGGTGACTGGGTCACGGGCGAAGGCGAAGAGCGCGTAAAGACCAATCCGGTTGGAAAAGAGGTGCTCTGGAAGGGGCATGACGCCAGCGCCGCGCAGGTAGAACAAGCCTGCCAGGCCGCGCGCCGCGCCTTTCCGGCGTGGGCAAAACAGCCTTTCGCCGTGCGCCAGGAAATTGTTGAAAAGTTTGCCGGGCTGCTGGAGGCAAACAAGGCCGAACTGACGCGCATCATCGCGTCTGAAACCAGTAAACCTCGCTGGGAAGCGACAACCGAAGTGACGGCGATGATCAACAAAATCGCCATTTCGGTCAAGGCGTACCACACCCGCACCGGCGAACAGCATACCGAGATGCCGGACGGCGCGGCCACGCTGCGCCACCGCCCGCACGGCGTGCTGGCGGTGTTTGGCCCGTATAACTTCCCGGGACACCTGCCGAATGGCAATATTGTGCCTGCGCTGCTGGCGGGCAATACCGTTATCTTCAAACCGAGCGAGCTCACGCCACTCACCGGCGAGGCGGTAGTCAAACTCTGGGAACAGGCCGGCCTGCCGCCGGGCGTGCTGAACCTGGTGCAGGGCGGGCGGGAAACCGGTCAGGCGCTGAGCGCGCTGAGCGATATCGACGGTCTGCTGTTTACCGGCAGCGCCGGTACGGGCTATCAGCTGCACCGCCAGCTGGCAGGGCAGCCGGAGAAAATCCTGGCGCTGGAGATGGGCGGCAACAACCCGCTGATTGTGGAAGATCCTGATGATATCGACGCCGCGGTGCACCTGACGATTCAGTCCGCCTTTATTACCGCCGGACAGCGCTGTACCTGCTCCCGCCGCCTGCTGGTGAAGCGGGGCGCACAGGGGGATGCCTTCCTGAAACGTCTGGTTGAAGTGAGCGCGCGTCTGGTGCCTGCCGCGTGGGATGCCGACCCGCAGCCGTTTATCGGCGGGCTTATTTCCGAACAGGCCGCGCTGAACGTGCTTAAGGCCTGGCAGGACCACGTCGCGCGCGGCGCGAAAACCCTGCTGGAGCCGAAGCAGGTTCAGCCGGGTAGCTCGCTGCTGACGCCGGGCATTGTAGAAATGAGCGGCGCAAGCAACGTGCCGGATGAAGAGGTCTTTGGCCCGCTGCTGTGCGTCTGGCGTTACGACGATTTCGATGCGGCCATTGCGATGGCGAACAACACCCGCTACGGCCTGTCGAGCGGTCTGATTTCACCGCATCGCGAGAAGTTTGAACAACTGCTGCTGGAAGCGCGCGCCGGGATTGTGAACTGGAATAAACCGCTGACCGGGGCCGCGAGCACCGCGCCGTTCGGTGGTGTAGGCGCGTCGGGCAACCATCGCGCCAGCGCGTGGTATGCCGCCGATTACTGCGCGTGGCCGATGGCGAGCCTGGAAACCCCGGCGCTGACGCTGCCGGAGACGCTTAATCCGGGGCTGGATTTTACCGGAGGGGATCGTCATGAAAGCGCGTGA
- a CDS encoding ATP-binding cassette domain-containing protein has translation MLKVKDLTIEPLFREVNFCVPRGEIVTLMGPSGSGKSTLFAWMVGALSDDFQARGELWLDARRCDSLPVEARGLGILFQDALLFEQFSVGQNLLLALPERIVGRARREAVEQALDSAGLSGHYASDPATLSGGERARVSLLRALLAEPQALLLDEPFSRLDKTLRTTFRTWVFGAVRARNIPVVLVTHDEDDIPPGGELIEISRWQ, from the coding sequence ATGCTGAAGGTTAAAGATCTCACCATCGAACCGCTTTTCCGCGAGGTCAATTTTTGCGTTCCTCGCGGGGAGATCGTTACCCTGATGGGGCCGTCCGGCAGCGGCAAATCGACCCTTTTTGCGTGGATGGTCGGCGCGCTGTCAGACGATTTCCAGGCGCGGGGCGAACTGTGGCTCGACGCGCGTCGCTGCGATAGCCTCCCTGTTGAAGCCCGCGGGCTGGGCATTCTCTTTCAGGATGCGCTGCTGTTTGAACAGTTCAGCGTCGGGCAAAATTTGCTGCTGGCCTTGCCTGAGCGGATCGTCGGGAGAGCGCGTCGGGAAGCGGTCGAGCAGGCGCTGGATTCCGCCGGGCTGAGCGGTCATTACGCCAGCGATCCGGCCACCCTCTCCGGCGGGGAGCGTGCCCGGGTCAGCCTGCTGCGGGCCCTGCTCGCAGAGCCGCAGGCGCTGCTGCTGGACGAACCGTTCAGCCGCCTCGATAAAACGCTGCGCACGACGTTTCGGACATGGGTTTTTGGCGCCGTCCGCGCGCGCAATATCCCGGTGGTGCTGGTCACGCACGATGAGGACGATATTCCGCCCGGCGGCGAGCTGATTGAGATTTCTCGCTGGCAATAA
- a CDS encoding TVP38/TMEM64 family protein: MNIRKLAFLCALLGAFILTFVMLPPGTLSLEGIKTHQQALLSHVDHAPLRSALIFFALYVAVSALSIPGAAILTLLGGALFPLWEGTLLVSFASTLGATLAMLASRYLLREWVQRRFAQQMKTVNAGMAHDGAGYLFALRLMPLFPFFLVNLLMGLTRIGVYRYWWVSQVAMLPATVVFLNAGRELGKVASLRDILSPGMLIAFTLLGLLPLATRRLFSRYLPSVKK; the protein is encoded by the coding sequence GTGAACATTCGAAAACTCGCTTTCCTGTGCGCCCTTCTGGGCGCATTTATTCTGACGTTTGTCATGCTTCCCCCAGGCACACTCTCCCTGGAAGGGATTAAAACCCACCAGCAGGCACTCCTCTCCCATGTTGACCACGCGCCGCTGCGAAGCGCGCTGATCTTTTTTGCCCTCTACGTGGCGGTCTCCGCCCTGTCGATCCCCGGTGCGGCTATCCTCACCCTGCTGGGCGGAGCGTTATTTCCCCTGTGGGAAGGCACCCTTCTGGTCTCGTTTGCCTCCACGCTCGGGGCGACGCTTGCGATGCTCGCCAGCCGTTATCTGCTGCGCGAATGGGTCCAGCGGCGGTTTGCTCAGCAGATGAAAACGGTGAACGCCGGTATGGCGCATGACGGCGCGGGCTATCTTTTTGCCCTGCGCCTGATGCCGCTGTTCCCGTTTTTCCTGGTGAATTTGCTGATGGGGCTGACCCGCATTGGCGTATATCGCTACTGGTGGGTCAGCCAGGTCGCCATGCTGCCCGCGACGGTGGTCTTTCTGAACGCCGGACGCGAGTTGGGGAAAGTGGCGTCGCTGCGCGATATTTTGTCGCCGGGCATGCTAATCGCCTTTACACTACTGGGGTTATTGCCGCTGGCGACACGCCGGCTGTTTTCCCGTTATCTCCCGTCTGTTAAAAAGTGA
- a CDS encoding pyrimidine (deoxy)nucleoside triphosphate diphosphatase produces the protein MLKTLDVVAAIIEKDGNILLAQRPAHADQPGMWEFAGGKVEAGETQPEALIRELREELGIDALPGQYVASHQREVSQRLINLHAWHVPAFRGDITAHYHSALAWCTPEEALGYALAPADIPLLEAFIVLRDARPAGSC, from the coding sequence ATGCTGAAAACACTCGATGTCGTTGCCGCCATCATCGAAAAAGACGGCAACATTTTACTGGCGCAGCGCCCTGCCCACGCCGACCAGCCGGGAATGTGGGAATTTGCAGGCGGTAAAGTCGAGGCCGGAGAAACCCAGCCAGAAGCGCTTATCCGCGAGCTGCGTGAAGAGTTGGGCATTGACGCCCTGCCGGGACAATACGTGGCAAGCCACCAGCGGGAAGTCTCTCAGCGGTTGATTAACCTGCATGCCTGGCACGTTCCTGCTTTTCGCGGCGATATCACGGCGCACTACCACAGCGCGCTCGCGTGGTGTACGCCGGAAGAGGCGCTTGGCTACGCCTTAGCCCCCGCGGATATTCCGCTGCTGGAAGCGTTTATTGTTTTACGCGACGCCAGACCAGCGGGTTCGTGCTGA
- a CDS encoding carboxymuconolactone decarboxylase family protein yields the protein MKESPAWVASLESLPASLKPIAAMQKKHFGAVLNPTRWWGRMPRLFWLVALFVGFLERRRARLTPALRSLLMTRVSQLCHCAFCIDANSLRLAERCGALDKVQAVSDWQDSALFTEQERAALAYAEAMTATPPWADEAVRTALKRHFTDDAITEMTALIAFQNLSARFNAALDIPAQGLCATFSETPHA from the coding sequence GTGAAAGAGTCCCCCGCCTGGGTTGCCTCCCTCGAATCCCTTCCCGCCAGCCTAAAACCGATAGCCGCCATGCAGAAAAAGCATTTTGGCGCGGTGCTGAATCCCACCCGCTGGTGGGGGCGAATGCCGCGTCTGTTCTGGCTGGTGGCGCTGTTTGTCGGCTTTCTGGAACGCCGTCGTGCGCGCCTGACGCCCGCGCTGCGCTCGCTGCTCATGACGCGGGTATCCCAGCTCTGTCACTGCGCTTTCTGCATTGATGCCAACAGCCTGCGTCTGGCCGAGCGCTGCGGCGCGCTGGATAAGGTTCAGGCCGTGAGCGACTGGCAGGATTCCGCCTTGTTCACCGAGCAGGAGCGCGCGGCGCTGGCCTACGCCGAGGCGATGACCGCCACGCCGCCCTGGGCGGATGAGGCAGTCAGAACGGCGCTGAAACGCCACTTCACGGACGATGCCATTACCGAGATGACGGCGCTGATTGCGTTTCAGAATCTCTCCGCCCGCTTTAATGCCGCGCTGGATATTCCGGCGCAGGGGCTATGCGCCACGTTTAGCGAGACTCCCCATGCTTGA
- a CDS encoding CDP-alcohol phosphatidyltransferase family protein, translating to MLDRHLHPRVKPALNRLVSVLDKPGITPDGLTLTGFAIGVLALPFLALGWYPAALAAIVLNRLLDGLDGALARRRGLTDAGGFLDIALDFLFYALVPFGFALAAPAENALAAAWLLFAFIGTGSSFLAFAALAAKHDIDNPGYAHKSFYYICGLTEGTETIALFVLCCLFPAHFTLFAWVFGALCWLTTTTRVWSGYVTLKSLSP from the coding sequence ATGCTTGACCGTCACCTGCACCCGCGGGTTAAGCCCGCTCTGAATCGTCTGGTTTCCGTGCTGGATAAGCCGGGCATCACGCCCGACGGATTAACCCTGACCGGGTTCGCCATCGGCGTGCTGGCGCTGCCGTTTCTGGCCCTCGGCTGGTATCCGGCTGCGCTGGCTGCCATCGTGCTTAACCGCCTGCTGGATGGTCTGGACGGCGCGCTGGCGCGCCGGAGAGGGCTGACCGATGCGGGGGGATTTCTCGACATCGCGCTCGATTTTCTGTTCTACGCCCTGGTGCCGTTTGGCTTTGCGCTCGCGGCACCCGCTGAGAATGCGCTGGCGGCCGCCTGGCTGCTGTTTGCGTTTATCGGGACCGGCAGCAGCTTTCTGGCGTTTGCGGCGCTGGCGGCGAAGCACGACATCGACAACCCCGGCTATGCGCACAAGTCGTTTTATTACATCTGTGGGTTAACGGAAGGGACGGAGACCATCGCCCTGTTCGTGCTGTGCTGCCTGTTCCCGGCGCACTTTACGCTGTTCGCGTGGGTATTCGGCGCGCTGTGCTGGCTGACCACCACAACGCGCGTCTGGAGCGGCTATGTGACGCTGAAGTCACTCAGCCCTTAG
- the astA gene encoding arginine N-succinyltransferase, which yields MMVIRPVERGDLAGLMQLAGKTGGGLTSLPADEKTLSARIERALQTWQGTLPKSEQGYVFVLEDTDTGTVAGICAIEVAVGLNDPWYNYRVGTMVHASKELNVYNALPTLFLCNDHTGASELCTLFLDPAWRKEGNGYLLSKSRFMFMAAFRDRFNEKVVAEMRGVIDDTGYSPFWESLGERFFSMEFSRADYLCGTGQKAFIAELMPKHPIYTHFLSPEAQAVIGEVHPQTAPARAVLEKEGFRYRNYVDIFDGGPTLECDIDRVRAIRKSRLVEVSEGQPAPGDWPACLVSNENYANFRAMLVRTNPKCERLVLTAAELDALKCNAGDTVRLVRLCPEEKTA from the coding sequence ATGATGGTCATCCGTCCCGTTGAGCGCGGCGATCTCGCCGGGCTCATGCAGCTTGCCGGTAAGACGGGAGGCGGGCTGACCTCGCTTCCTGCCGATGAAAAAACGCTGTCGGCGCGCATTGAGCGCGCCCTGCAAACCTGGCAGGGGACGTTGCCAAAAAGCGAACAGGGGTATGTGTTCGTGCTGGAAGACACCGACACGGGGACCGTGGCCGGGATCTGCGCCATTGAAGTGGCCGTCGGGCTTAACGACCCGTGGTACAACTACCGCGTCGGCACCATGGTTCACGCCTCGAAAGAGCTGAACGTCTATAACGCGCTGCCCACGCTGTTTCTCTGCAATGACCACACGGGCGCCAGCGAGCTATGCACGCTGTTCCTCGACCCGGCGTGGCGCAAAGAGGGCAACGGCTATCTGCTCTCCAAATCGCGCTTTATGTTTATGGCCGCCTTCCGCGATCGCTTTAACGAAAAAGTGGTCGCGGAGATGCGCGGCGTGATCGACGACACCGGCTACTCGCCGTTCTGGGAGAGCCTGGGCGAGCGCTTCTTCTCGATGGAGTTCAGCCGGGCGGACTATCTCTGCGGTACCGGCCAGAAAGCCTTTATCGCCGAACTGATGCCGAAGCATCCTATCTATACCCATTTCCTCAGCCCGGAAGCGCAGGCGGTGATTGGCGAAGTCCATCCGCAGACCGCGCCTGCCCGCGCGGTGCTGGAGAAAGAGGGGTTCCGCTACCGGAACTATGTCGACATCTTTGACGGCGGCCCAACGCTTGAGTGCGATATCGACCGCGTGCGCGCGATCCGTAAAAGCCGTCTGGTTGAGGTCTCTGAAGGTCAGCCCGCGCCGGGTGACTGGCCCGCCTGTCTGGTATCGAACGAAAATTACGCCAACTTCCGCGCCATGCTGGTGCGTACCAACCCGAAATGTGAACGTCTGGTGCTGACGGCTGCAGAACTGGATGCCCTGAAATGTAACGCCGGCGATACGGTTCGCCTGGTGCGTCTCTGCCCTGAGGAGAAAACAGCATGA
- the xthA gene encoding exodeoxyribonuclease III, with protein MKFVSFNINGLRARPHQLEAIVEQHQPDVIGLQETKVHDDMFPLEEVAKLGYNVFYHGQKGHYGVALLTKETPVSVRRGFPGDDEEAQRRIIMAELPSPLGNITVINGYFPQGESRDHPTKFPAKAKFYQDLQDYLTTELNKDNPVLIMGDVNISPTDLDIGIGEDSRKRWLRTGKCSFLPEEREWMQRLLDWGLVDTFRTANPDTQDRFSWFDYRSKGFDDNRGLRIDLLLASSPLAERCIETGIDYEIRSMEKPSDHAPVWAKFKL; from the coding sequence ATGAAATTTGTCTCTTTTAATATCAACGGCCTGCGCGCCCGCCCTCATCAGCTTGAAGCTATCGTTGAACAACATCAGCCAGATGTGATCGGTCTGCAGGAGACCAAGGTTCACGACGACATGTTCCCCCTCGAAGAGGTGGCTAAGCTCGGCTACAACGTCTTCTATCATGGGCAGAAAGGCCATTACGGCGTTGCGCTGTTGACCAAAGAGACGCCAGTTTCAGTCCGCCGCGGGTTTCCCGGCGATGACGAAGAAGCACAGCGCCGCATCATCATGGCGGAACTGCCTTCCCCGCTGGGGAACATCACCGTGATTAATGGTTACTTTCCCCAGGGCGAGAGCCGCGACCATCCGACCAAATTCCCGGCTAAAGCCAAGTTTTATCAGGATCTGCAGGACTATCTGACCACCGAACTGAACAAAGACAATCCGGTGCTGATCATGGGTGATGTGAATATCAGCCCGACCGATCTGGATATTGGCATCGGTGAAGACAGCCGCAAACGCTGGCTGCGTACCGGCAAATGCTCCTTCCTGCCGGAAGAGCGCGAGTGGATGCAGCGCCTGCTGGACTGGGGCCTGGTGGATACCTTCCGTACCGCCAACCCGGACACGCAGGATCGCTTCTCGTGGTTTGACTACCGCTCAAAAGGCTTTGACGACAACCGCGGCCTGCGTATCGACCTGCTTCTCGCCAGTTCGCCGCTGGCAGAGCGCTGCATCGAAACCGGGATCGACTACGAGATCCGCAGCATGGAAAAACCGTCTGACCACGCGCCGGTGTGGGCTAAATTCAAGCTGTAA
- a CDS encoding sulfurtransferase has product MKRVSQLTALALLCGLASFSYLAADLANAMTLSQLQAQHGTPVDTRPSAFYNGWPQTLSGPSGHEPAALNLAAAWLGAMSDEQIASWAKQHQLTPATAIALYGDENDNLAVKSRLEKAGYRNVSLLSDALKTPDRLQRLPHFEQLVYPQWIHRLQQGKPVTAAPAGDWKVIEAAWGAPKFYLLNHIPGAGYIDTNEVESEPLWNKVSDDKLKAMLAKHGIRHDTTVILYGRDVYAAARVAQIMLYAGVKDVRILDGGWKAWSDAGLPVERGTPAKVTPALDFGAPIPGQPQLMVDMEQARGMLHRQDASLVSIRSWPEFIGETSGYSYIKPKGEIAGARWGHAGSDATHMEDFHNPDGTMRSADDIAAQWKRWNILPEQHVAFYCGTGWRASETFMYARAMGWKNVAVYDGGWYEWSSHPQNPVTTGERGPESAL; this is encoded by the coding sequence ATGAAACGTGTTTCTCAACTGACCGCGCTGGCCCTGCTCTGCGGCCTCGCATCCTTTTCCTATCTGGCGGCTGATTTGGCCAACGCGATGACGCTCTCCCAGCTTCAGGCACAGCACGGCACGCCTGTCGACACCCGCCCCAGCGCGTTCTATAACGGCTGGCCGCAGACCCTCAGCGGCCCCTCCGGGCATGAACCCGCCGCACTCAACCTTGCTGCCGCCTGGCTGGGCGCAATGAGCGACGAACAGATTGCGAGCTGGGCAAAACAGCATCAGCTTACGCCCGCGACGGCCATCGCCCTGTACGGCGACGAGAACGATAACCTGGCGGTGAAATCCCGCCTGGAGAAAGCCGGATACCGCAACGTCTCGCTGCTCAGCGACGCTCTGAAGACGCCCGACCGCCTTCAGCGCCTGCCTCACTTTGAACAGCTGGTTTACCCGCAGTGGATCCACCGCCTCCAGCAGGGTAAACCCGTGACCGCCGCGCCGGCGGGTGACTGGAAAGTGATTGAAGCCGCCTGGGGCGCACCGAAGTTTTACCTGCTGAACCACATTCCCGGCGCGGGCTACATCGACACCAACGAGGTGGAAAGCGAGCCGCTGTGGAATAAAGTCTCCGACGACAAGCTGAAAGCGATGCTGGCGAAGCACGGGATCCGTCACGACACCACCGTCATTCTGTATGGCCGTGACGTTTACGCCGCCGCGCGCGTGGCGCAGATCATGCTGTATGCGGGCGTGAAGGATGTGCGTATTCTCGACGGCGGCTGGAAGGCGTGGTCCGATGCAGGCCTGCCGGTTGAACGCGGCACGCCCGCGAAAGTGACGCCAGCCCTCGATTTTGGCGCGCCGATCCCCGGCCAGCCGCAGCTGATGGTTGATATGGAACAGGCGCGCGGGATGCTGCACCGTCAGGATGCCTCCCTGGTCAGCATTCGTTCGTGGCCGGAGTTCATCGGCGAAACCAGCGGCTACAGCTACATCAAGCCAAAAGGTGAAATTGCCGGTGCCCGCTGGGGTCATGCGGGCAGCGACGCGACCCATATGGAAGATTTCCATAACCCGGATGGCACCATGCGCAGCGCGGACGATATCGCCGCCCAGTGGAAGCGCTGGAATATTCTGCCGGAACAGCACGTCGCGTTTTACTGCGGCACCGGGTGGAGGGCGTCAGAAACCTTTATGTACGCCCGGGCGATGGGCTGGAAGAATGTCGCCGTCTATGACGGCGGCTGGTACGAATGGAGCAGTCACCCGCAGAACCCGGTCACCACCGGAGAGCGCGGGCCAGAGAGCGCTCTCTAA